The DNA region TACGCTCGATATTTGGGATATGCGGCTCTGCTCATTTGCAGCGGTTCTCATCAAGACACGGGCGAGTTTTCTTGAGCGGCTGAAACCGTATGCCCGTGAGATTTACGCGGGCATTTCCCGGGAAAAGGAAGAGCTTGATTTTTCCTATGTATCGACGCTCGGGGGCGATCCGCACGCGGAGATCCCGGAAATTGAAAAGGAGCTGCTTGGGCGGCTGCAGGCAAACCGGGGAGAGGACATCAAAGCAAGGATTACCAACCTTGGCCCGCACCGGGACGACATCGAAATTATGCTGGATGGAAAATCCGCGCGGGCTTATGGTTCGCAGGGGCAGCAGCGCAGCTGCGTGCTGTCGCTCAAGATGGCCGAATGCGAGCTCATCCGTGAGACAATCGGGGAATACCCGGTGGTGCTGCTCGATGATGTGATGAGCGAATTGGACGTTTCCCGGCGGGATTATCTGCTCAATAACCTGCGGGACCGCCAGCTTATCATGACCTGCTGTGACAAAGCGTATTTTAAAACGCTTGGCAGGGGAGCAGGCATCAAAATCCAGGACGGCAGAGCCGTCAGTATGCGAAAATATTGAGAGGAGGACGGGACATGTACCTGCATCTGGGACAGGACACGGTGATACGCACCGATGATATTGTTGGAATTTTCGATCTGGAAAATACCACGATTTCCCGCAACACCAAAGATTTCCTGAGCCGGGCGGAAAAATCGGGCCAGGTGGTGAACGTATCGTACGAGCTTCCAAAATCCTTTGTGATCTGCGCGCAGGGCCGCAGGGATCCAACGGTTTATATCACGCAGATCTCTTCCACAACGCTGAAAAAACGGGCCGGCTTTATTGACGGGATCGCCAATATCGAACGCTGACCGTGAAAGCCGCCCAAGAATGGGCGGAAATAGAACCGATTTAGTCAATGGCCTTTGGTGAAGGCCGAAAGGAGTAGATATTGTGGCGAACACACCGCAGAATGAAAACTACGATTCCACACAAATACAGGTGTTGGAAGGGCTGGAGGCAGTCCGCAAGCGGCCGGGCATGTATATTGGCTCGACCGGGACCCGGGGCCTGCATCATCTGGTGTATGAAATCGTGGATAACTCGATCGACGAGGCGCTCGCAGGATACTGCGACAAGATCACGGTGGAGCTTTTGCCGGGCGAGATCGTACGCGTGTGCGACGACGGCCGCGGCATCCCGGTTGGAATCCAGCAGCAGACCGGCCTGCCGGCGGTAACGGTTGTCTTTACCATCCTGCACGCGGGCGGCAAATTCGGCGGCAGCGGCTATAAG from Anaerotruncus rubiinfantis includes:
- the remB gene encoding extracellular matrix regulator RemB — its product is MYLHLGQDTVIRTDDIVGIFDLENTTISRNTKDFLSRAEKSGQVVNVSYELPKSFVICAQGRRDPTVYITQISSTTLKKRAGFIDGIANIER
- the recF gene encoding DNA replication/repair protein RecF (All proteins in this family for which functions are known are DNA-binding proteins that assist the filamentation of RecA onto DNA for the initiation of recombination or recombinational repair.), which codes for MRIDRIKINDFRNIAAMELKLCENANIIYGDNGQGKTNFVEAIWLFTGAKSFRGAKDSQLVRFDCPQAGLELDFFGEGREQKAMMTIDSKRAASLNEIPLRSATELAGHFCAVVFSPTHLSLIKNGPQEKRKFIDTSICQIKPKYIHILNQYTRVVDQRNRLLKDISYEASLFDTLDIWDMRLCSFAAVLIKTRASFLERLKPYAREIYAGISREKEELDFSYVSTLGGDPHAEIPEIEKELLGRLQANRGEDIKARITNLGPHRDDIEIMLDGKSARAYGSQGQQRSCVLSLKMAECELIRETIGEYPVVLLDDVMSELDVSRRDYLLNNLRDRQLIMTCCDKAYFKTLGRGAGIKIQDGRAVSMRKY